A segment of the Sulfurovum indicum genome:
GACTTTAAAAAACATATTGTTTTACAGTGGAAGAGAGATAATCAAGAAGGGGAGAGTACTCTATGAACATAAAGATCCTGAGAAGCGAAACAAACACCCACCAAAGCTACACACTTCCTGCCGGAGAGATCCCTCTTCTAAGTGCTCTTGTATACATCAAGGAGACACAGGATGCAACACTCACTTTCTCAGCTGGATGCCGTGCTTCGGTATGTGGTACCTGTGCAGTAAGAGTCAATGGCAGAGAAGAGCTTGCCTGTAGCTACAAGGTTAAACCTGGAGATATCATAGAGCCGTTGCAGTATCACCCGGTACTGCGTGACCTCAAAGTAGACAAAAGCAAGGCACAAGAGACACTCAGAAGAGGTACGACCTGGTTACAGCAGTTCCAGGAAAGCCCACTGTCACATGAAGATGAAAAGCGCACAGAGAAACAGACCGACTGTATCTTGTGCGACTCCTGCTATTCAGCCTGCCCTGTCTTTGCTGTCAACCCTGATTTTTTAGGACCTTTCGCCCTGACACGTGCCTATCGATACACGGAAGACAAACGTGAGGGCAATGCCAAAACAATCATTGACAATATTCAGAATAATGGTGTATGGGACTGTACCCTGTGCGGAGAGTGTACAGCGGTCTGCCCCAAAAATATCGACCCAAAAATGGATATCACAATGCTTAGAAGTACCTCACTGCAGTATGGTCATTCTGACCCCTCATTTGCTGCACAAAGTTTTGGAACACCTGATTTTGGCGGTGGATTCGGCTTCGATCCCAATGCAGGATTCTAGAGGGAAAGAGCTTACTATTCAGAAAGTATTAAGCTGATGACACCTTTCATTACGTCTCTTTGGGACGTAACGCATACTTCAACTTGATATAAGTACAATGTATGCATTCACCACTTGTGAAAAAAGTTATCATTACATTTTTGTCTGACAATAGATCGCAGGCCTGTTTTTGAAATATGTTTCAGTATGCACTCCCGCTCAAAAGAGCAGGAACAAAGTTAAAAGAAGAATTAAATATCTCTTGGGTCGACGATCTTTCCGGCAATAGCACTTGCCGCAGCAACAGCTGAGTTTGCCAGATAGATTTCAGAAGTTCTCGCCCCCATACGGCCGACAAAGTTACGATTGGTTGTTGCCACACAACGCTCACCATCTCCCAAAATCCCCATGTAACCGCCAAGGCAGGCGCCGCAGGTAGGATTGGAGACGACAGCTCCTGCCTCGATAAGTGTATCAATAAGACCTTCATGCTGCGCCTGCATTAAGATCTTCTGCGTTGCAGGAGTAACGATCATACGGGTATGTCTCGCCACACGTTTGCCTTTAACGATCTCAGCTGCAATACGCAGGTCTTCCAGACGTCCGTTTGTACAGCTTCCGATCATAACCTGATCGATCCTGAGATCATCTTCTACCGCCTGCTCAACCGGTTTACCGTTAGACGGCAAGAACGGATAGGCGATCACCGGAGAGAGATTCGCCATATCAATGGTAATCTCCTGACAATAGGTTGCATCCTCGTCAGAGTAATGGATCTTCGGCTCGCTTCTTAGTCCGCCGTTCGCCTCCGCTCTTTCGTCAAGATATGCCTGACAAATCTCATCAACGGCAAAGATACCGCTTTTTGCTCCCGCTTCGATCGCCATGTTACACATGGAGAACCTGTCCGACATACCAAGGTACTGTACACCCTCCCCTGTAAATTCTATCGCTTTGTAAAGTGCGCCATCCACACCCAGAATACGTATAAGTTCAAGGATGATGTCTTTCCCGTAGATGCAATTGCCCGGTTTGCCGACAAGATTAACCTTGATAGACTCCGGTACTTTGAACCAGTTGCCTCCGGTAATGATGGAGAAAGAGATGTCTGTACTTCCCATTCCGGTAGCAAACGCTCCCAGTGCTCCGTGTGTACAGGTATGAGAGTCTGCACCTATAATCACATCACCGGGAACTACAAGCCCTTTTTCAGGAAGAAGTGCATGCTCGATTCCCATATCTTTCTCATCAAAGAAGTACTTCAAATCATGTTTATAGGCAAATTCTCTACTGATCTTCGCCTGATTGGCAGAAGCGATGTCTTTAGCCGGAATGTAGTGGTCCATCACGATTGCAAAACCATCAGGATTGGCAAGTTCCTTGGCCCCGCTCTCTTCAAATGCTTTAATAGAGATAGGCGTAGTAATATCGTTACCAATAGTCATATCGATCGGTACTCTGACAATCTCTCCCGCATAAACTTCACGTCCTGCATGTTCAGAGAAGATCTTTTCTGTAATGGTCTGTCCCATTGTATATCCTTGTATATATAATCATTAATTACGCGAATTATAGCGAAATAAAATTATGCTAGAATTTCATTCAACAAGTATACCCCTCGTTCCACGGTCTCCGTAGGAATGCCTACAGAAAGAAAAGGCTTTGGAGTTTTCTTTTTTAGCAGTTGAATTATGCATTCCCGCGCTGTATACAGGACGAGAACATTTAGGGAAAACATGAAACTTTACGAATTAAAAGCCATTGCCAAACGTCTCGGAGAATTCTCTTTCATCTCCCGCGCCAGACGCGTAGAGGACAATACCGTCGAGATCGTCTTTGACAAGCAGCACAGCTACTTTTTTAATATGACCAGAGGACACAGCGTTGTCTATAAAGCACCCAGCCAGCGTCCGCTTCAGGGCTACAACGCTCCCTTTGATACCCTGCTGCACTCACTGCTCTCCGCAGGTAGACTTCTTGAAGTGGCCGTTTGGGGAAATGACCGTATTCTCCGCTTCAAAGTCGCTCCTAAAAGTGCCTACAAGAACCAAATTATCTATCTGCAGTTGGAGTTCACCGGCAAAAATACCAATGCCATTTTGATCGATGAGAATGAGGTCATTATTGAAGCTCTCCGCCATATTGATGCAGAGAGCTCTTTCCGTATCATCCGTCCAGGTGTAGAGCTGCTCCCTGTTCCGGCTCGTGAAACTACTGCCTCAATGCTCAGCATTCAGCGCTCAGCACTTTCTTCAGATATTGATACCCTTTTGGAAAAAAAATATCGTCAGATTCAGCAACAACGTCTCAAAGAGATGAAAAAACAGAAGCTCTCCTCTACAGAAAAGAAGATCAGAAAACTCCGGAACGAACTCAGTAAACTGCCCGATCAGGCACAACTGGAAGCCGAAGCACAGACATGGCAGAATTACGGCAACCTCATTTTAGCGAACCTCTACCAGATAAAGCCCTATGATAC
Coding sequences within it:
- a CDS encoding succinate dehydrogenase/fumarate reductase iron-sulfur subunit — encoded protein: MNIKILRSETNTHQSYTLPAGEIPLLSALVYIKETQDATLTFSAGCRASVCGTCAVRVNGREELACSYKVKPGDIIEPLQYHPVLRDLKVDKSKAQETLRRGTTWLQQFQESPLSHEDEKRTEKQTDCILCDSCYSACPVFAVNPDFLGPFALTRAYRYTEDKREGNAKTIIDNIQNNGVWDCTLCGECTAVCPKNIDPKMDITMLRSTSLQYGHSDPSFAAQSFGTPDFGGGFGFDPNAGF
- a CDS encoding 3-isopropylmalate dehydratase large subunit, with the protein product MGQTITEKIFSEHAGREVYAGEIVRVPIDMTIGNDITTPISIKAFEESGAKELANPDGFAIVMDHYIPAKDIASANQAKISREFAYKHDLKYFFDEKDMGIEHALLPEKGLVVPGDVIIGADSHTCTHGALGAFATGMGSTDISFSIITGGNWFKVPESIKVNLVGKPGNCIYGKDIILELIRILGVDGALYKAIEFTGEGVQYLGMSDRFSMCNMAIEAGAKSGIFAVDEICQAYLDERAEANGGLRSEPKIHYSDEDATYCQEITIDMANLSPVIAYPFLPSNGKPVEQAVEDDLRIDQVMIGSCTNGRLEDLRIAAEIVKGKRVARHTRMIVTPATQKILMQAQHEGLIDTLIEAGAVVSNPTCGACLGGYMGILGDGERCVATTNRNFVGRMGARTSEIYLANSAVAAASAIAGKIVDPRDI
- a CDS encoding NFACT RNA binding domain-containing protein, which encodes MKLYELKAIAKRLGEFSFISRARRVEDNTVEIVFDKQHSYFFNMTRGHSVVYKAPSQRPLQGYNAPFDTLLHSLLSAGRLLEVAVWGNDRILRFKVAPKSAYKNQIIYLQLEFTGKNTNAILIDENEVIIEALRHIDAESSFRIIRPGVELLPVPARETTASMLSIQRSALSSDIDTLLEKKYRQIQQQRLKEMKKQKLSSTEKKIRKLRNELSKLPDQAQLEAEAQTWQNYGNLILANLYQIKPYDTKLKTYDFEGSEITIKLPKHIKVNRMSDYFFNLSKRAKNKAKNIHIEKENLESKKTFYENIYYAIEQAKEPYELELLVPKRGKSQRKKEKVKEGELFWIDDYKVMVGRNSTENQKLLSQAKSNDIWMHTRDIPGSHVIIRTDKQNLPDSVIEAAAKLCVDFSVKSPGDYLVDYTKRKFVKIQEGSHVEYNKYQTLSITKEGVEIRI